The DNA region GGAGATGGGAGTGAATGCGTTTTCAATATCTATGAAGCAGTTTTAGTTTGGGATGGAGATATTCTAACAATCCCAATCGATGAGGCTGATTCAGAACCACTCGTCGGGATGTCCCTGATGGAAGGTTATCAGCTAATGGTGCAAGTATTTGAAGGCGGTCGCGTCGAACTCAGCAAAGTAAACACGATCTAAATTGCCCGTTGCACGCCGCCCGTATTAAGAGAGGTTGAGAGGGAACGTTACCCTAAAGGAAGTAAGCTACAGTTGATGTCTAAATTGCCGTCTAAAACTGTCTTTATTTTTAAATAATTATTTTGATTTTTAAATTAAAAAATGTCCCGTTCTGGATACACACTTCCCGTCTTTGCCTGCGCTGCTGCTGTTGCAGCTTTACACTGGTTACGCGATCGCCAACCCCTAACTTTAGCATCTATAGATTTGATTGAACCCGCTCAAATCGCAGAAATCCCCATTGAACAGGTAGCAGGATTATCTGAGAATACAGCTTTAGCAATCACTCGCAGCGATCCTGGTGATAATCTTGATTTGACTAAAGATACACCGATTTGGGGGCTGGTGGAGTGGAGGGAAGAGGGTGATGATGCTGTAATTATTAAAGGTGGGGAAGGAATTGGCAGACAGGTGAATGCTGACGACAAGCCAGCTATTTATGCCTATGCTCAAAAGCTGTTGCAAGAGAATTTGCAACGAATGCTAGTACCTGGGGAAAAAATCACGGTGACGATTATTCTACCCGAAGGGCGATCGCTGGCTGTTCGCACTTCAAATTCTGCTTTTGGTGTGGTTGAAGGACTTTCCCTTTTAGGCACAACTGGCATTTCTCAACCCTTAAGTACACCAGATCAGCTTGCAATTTTCCGGGCGGAATTACAAAATAAAGCCAGTCGTTTTGAAAGTTTAGTATTCTGTATCGGCGAAAATGGCCTAGATTTAGCGCGTAAACTAGGGATTAATCCTGAACAATTGGTCAAAACTGCTAACTGGCTTGGCCCAATGTTGGTAGAAGCTGATGTGCTAGGCGTAAAAGAAATCTTATTATTTGGCTATCACGGTAAGCTGATGAAACTGGCTGGAGGGATTTTTCACACTCATCACTATTTGGCTGATGGAAGACGGGAAATTTTGGCAGCGCACTGTGCGATCGCTGGTTTAAAATCACCAGATATCCAAGCTGTGTTTAACAGTGCAACCGCCGAAGCCGCATTAACATACCTAAAATCGCTAGATGCTTCAACTGGTAGTGATTGGGTAAATCAAGTTTACAATGCGATCGCCGAAACCATCGATGTTCGTTCTCAAGAATACATCCAAAGCCATAGCGAAAGGGGCACAGTAAGTACAATCTGTGGCTCGATTCTCTTTGATCGCGATCGCAAAATTATCGTGAAGAGTAAAACTGCTGGTCTGTTGATGGGAAAATTATGTTAATTTATTATGAATAATCGTAAACAATCCAAATAAATAATCTCTTAAGTAACCACTCTAGGGTAAGTTTATCGTTTTAATACCATTTCCGACTCCGGGACTAGACAAACGCACATAACCGGGCGTTTGTAAAGGCTCTCTATACCATTATTAGCCTACCCAGGCTGAATAATAGCATCATCATAGACCACAAAGCATCTACCCTTAACAGACATAACACTCCCGTCATGAACACAGCGGTGATACCAACAGAACAAGCGCCCCAAACATTAGAAAATTTTGGGAGACTTGATCGCCAATTGATTATAATTCTGGACTTCGGCTCTCAATATTCTGAGTTGATTGCCCGTCGCATCCGCGAGACTCAAGTATACTCGGAAGTTTTATCCTATCGCACTACTTCTGAACAATTGCGCCAACTCAATCCCAAGGGAATCATTCTCTCAGGTGGCCCAAGTTCGGTTTATGGTGATAACGCTCCCCATTGTGACCCAGAAATCTGGAATTTGGGAATACCCGTTTTGGGTGTTTGCTATGGGATGCAGCTAATGGTAAACCAACTCGGTGGGGAAGTGGCAAAGGCTGACCGAGGTGAGTACGGCAAAGCATCATTATATATTGATGATCCCACAGATTTGCTCACTAACGTCGAAGATGGCACTACCATGTGGATGAGTCATGGAGACTCAGTTATCCAAATGCCTTCAGGGTTTGAATTGCTGGCACATACAGAAAATACTCCTTGTGCTGCGATCGCCGACCATGAAAAGAAACTTTACGGCGTTCAGTTCCATCCAGAGGTAGTGCATTCTATTGGCGGTATAGCATTAATCCGTAATTTTGTCTATCACATCTGCGATTGCGAACCTACTTGGACAACAGCTGCTTTTGTTGAAGAGGCAATTCGGGAAATTCGCGCCAGAGTTGGTGACAAGCGAGTGCTGTTGGCGTTGTCTGGTGGGGTGGATTCTTCTACCTTAGCCTTCTTGCTGTATAAAGCCATTGGCGATCAACTGACTTGCGTATTTATCGATCAAGGCTTTATGCGAAAGTATGAGCCAGAGCGATTGGTAAAGCTGTTCCAAGAGCAGTTTCACATTCCTGTAGAGTATGTTAATGCTCGCGATCGCTTTTTAGCTAAAGTTGCTGATATCACAGATCCTGAAGAAAAACGCCGCCGCATCGGACACGAATTTATTGCTGTATTTGAGGAAACATCCAAACGCCTTGGTCACTTTGACTATCTAGCTCAAGGGACTCTTTATCCAGATGTGATCGAATCTGCTGATACCAACGTTGATCCCCAAACTGGTGAGCGGGTAGCGGTGAAAATTAAGAGTCATCACAATGTTGGCGGTTTGCCCAAAGACCTAAGATTTAAGTTGGTGGAACCACTGCGGAAACTATTTAAAGATGAAGTCCGCAAAGTTGGGCGTTCCATTGGTTTACCAGAAGAAATTGTCCAACGGCAACCTTTTCCTGGGCCTGGTTTGGCAATTCGCATTCTAGGGGAAGTCACATCTGAGCGGTTAAATATTTTGCGCGATGCAGATTTAATTGTCCGGCAAGAAATTAACCAACGCGGCATGTATCATGATTTTTGGCAAGCATTTGCGGTATTGCTGCCAATTCGTAGTGTTGGCGTTATGGGGGATCAACGCACTTACGCTTACCCGATTGTTTTGCGGATTGTCACCAGTGAAGATGGCATGACTGCTGATTGGGCAAGAGTCCCTTACGATGTACTGGAAGTGATTTCCACTCGGATTGTGAATGAGGTAAAAGGAGTGAACCGGGTGGTTTATGACATCACCTCTAAGCCGCCTGGAACCATTGAATGGGAGTAATCAAGTTTTGAGTTGACTTAATCAGATTTTTGAAACCGACACATAGCTGATTCTATTGCAACATTTTAGCCTTAACACGCCAACCAAAACACTAAAAAAGTTAGGAATAAATAACTCCTAACTCTTGTAGAGACGCAATTAATCGCGTCTCTACTTTTTACACGATTAATCGCGTCTCTGCTTTTTACACCGCACAACTCAACTCACCGGCTTTTTGGCTAAAGCGGTGATTTTCCCGATAATCTACGGGACAATCTATCACGGCAGGTACATCTTGAGCGAGAGCTTCTTTCAAAGTGGGAATCAAATCTAAAGCCGATTCAACTCGGTAGCCTTTTAAACCCATGCTTTCGGCTAATTTGACAAAATCAGGATTGCTAAAATGCACAAAAGATGAGTTTCCTTTGCCAAAGTGATTTTCTTGCTTCCACTCAATTAATCCATAGCCACCATCATTGAAAATTATGGTGACAAAGGGTGTACCGACACGCAAGGCTGTTTCTAATTCTTGAGAATTCATCATAAAGCCGCCATCGCCAGTTACAGCCACGACTTTGCGCTTAGGATGAACGAGTTTTGCTGCTAAAGCGCCAGGAATGGCAATACCCATAGCCGCAAAGCCATTAGAAATAATGCAAGTATTGGGGCTATGGCAATGATAATGACGCGCCATCCACATCTTATGTGCGCCAACATCTGAGATGACGATATCATCTGGGCCCATCACTTGCCGTAAGTCATAAATTAACTTTTGCGGCTTGATGGGAAATCCGTCATCATGGGCGTACTGTTCGTAATCAGCCCGAATCTCAGACCTTAAGCTAATGGCAAAAGGATCGGGTTTACCTTGTCGGTCTGCTAATTTTAAAATTTCATAAAGGGAATCTGAAATATCTCCCACTACTTCGGCGTTGGGAATATAACTACTATCAATTTCCGCCGGAGTTACCCCAATATGCACAATGGGAATTTCACCGTTACGATTCCATTTCTTGGGGGAAAACTCAATCAAGTCATAACCGATCGCAATTACTAAATCTGTGTTATCAAAGC from Nostoc commune NIES-4072 includes:
- a CDS encoding clan AA aspartic protease, with the translated sequence MITGIVNADFEPIISLSVCGSDGKIYTQDAIVDTGFNGWLSLPPDLIAQLNLRWKRRGRAILGDGSECVFNIYEAVLVWDGDILTIPIDEADSEPLVGMSLMEGYQLMVQVFEGGRVELSKVNTI
- the cbiD gene encoding cobalt-precorrin-5B (C(1))-methyltransferase CbiD, whose amino-acid sequence is MSRSGYTLPVFACAAAVAALHWLRDRQPLTLASIDLIEPAQIAEIPIEQVAGLSENTALAITRSDPGDNLDLTKDTPIWGLVEWREEGDDAVIIKGGEGIGRQVNADDKPAIYAYAQKLLQENLQRMLVPGEKITVTIILPEGRSLAVRTSNSAFGVVEGLSLLGTTGISQPLSTPDQLAIFRAELQNKASRFESLVFCIGENGLDLARKLGINPEQLVKTANWLGPMLVEADVLGVKEILLFGYHGKLMKLAGGIFHTHHYLADGRREILAAHCAIAGLKSPDIQAVFNSATAEAALTYLKSLDASTGSDWVNQVYNAIAETIDVRSQEYIQSHSERGTVSTICGSILFDRDRKIIVKSKTAGLLMGKLC
- the guaA gene encoding glutamine-hydrolyzing GMP synthase, which produces MNTAVIPTEQAPQTLENFGRLDRQLIIILDFGSQYSELIARRIRETQVYSEVLSYRTTSEQLRQLNPKGIILSGGPSSVYGDNAPHCDPEIWNLGIPVLGVCYGMQLMVNQLGGEVAKADRGEYGKASLYIDDPTDLLTNVEDGTTMWMSHGDSVIQMPSGFELLAHTENTPCAAIADHEKKLYGVQFHPEVVHSIGGIALIRNFVYHICDCEPTWTTAAFVEEAIREIRARVGDKRVLLALSGGVDSSTLAFLLYKAIGDQLTCVFIDQGFMRKYEPERLVKLFQEQFHIPVEYVNARDRFLAKVADITDPEEKRRRIGHEFIAVFEETSKRLGHFDYLAQGTLYPDVIESADTNVDPQTGERVAVKIKSHHNVGGLPKDLRFKLVEPLRKLFKDEVRKVGRSIGLPEEIVQRQPFPGPGLAIRILGEVTSERLNILRDADLIVRQEINQRGMYHDFWQAFAVLLPIRSVGVMGDQRTYAYPIVLRIVTSEDGMTADWARVPYDVLEVISTRIVNEVKGVNRVVYDITSKPPGTIEWE
- a CDS encoding acetolactate synthase large subunit, which translates into the protein MNTAELLVQCLENEGVQYIFGLPGEENLHVLEALKHSSIKFITTRHEQGAAFMADVYGRLTGKAGVCLSTLGPGATNLMTGVADANLDGAPLVAITGQVGTDRMHIESHQYLDLVAMFAPVTKWNKQIVRPSITPEVVRKAFKRSQSEKPGAVHIDLPENIAAMPVEGKPLRKDNSEKTYASFASIRAAAAAICQAVNPLILVGNGAIRAQASDAVTQFATLLNIPVANTFMGKGVIPYTHQLALWSVGLQQRDYITCGFDNTDLVIAIGYDLIEFSPKKWNRNGEIPIVHIGVTPAEIDSSYIPNAEVVGDISDSLYEILKLADRQGKPDPFAISLRSEIRADYEQYAHDDGFPIKPQKLIYDLRQVMGPDDIVISDVGAHKMWMARHYHCHSPNTCIISNGFAAMGIAIPGALAAKLVHPKRKVVAVTGDGGFMMNSQELETALRVGTPFVTIIFNDGGYGLIEWKQENHFGKGNSSFVHFSNPDFVKLAESMGLKGYRVESALDLIPTLKEALAQDVPAVIDCPVDYRENHRFSQKAGELSCAV